The genomic interval GTTTCATAAAATATAATTCAAATCTACAAATGAATGCTAATCTACAAATGTTACAAATTTCGTTGATAATTGTATTTTATCATGATTTGGGTTAATATTAAAGATATGAAAGAAGCAATATTGTACAAAAAATTGAACAATCGAAAAGTTCAATGTCGGGTGTGTAATCATTATTGTAAAATTAATCCTGGTAAGCGTGGTGTTTGCGGGGTGCGGGAGAACAAAAATGGTAAATTATACAGTTTAGTTTATGACAGAGCTTGTGCGGAAAATATTGACCCAATTGAGAAAAAGCCATTTTATCATTTCTTACCCGGCACCTTTTCCCTTTCTATCGCCACGGTAGGTTGTAATTTTCGTTGTCATAATTGTCAAAATTGGGATATTAGTCAAAATGTCAAAATTGCAGCTGACATTATTGGGCAAGAATTGCCACCTGAAAAAATTGTTCAAAATGCAATAGATAATAATTGTCCTAGTATTTCTTATACTTATACCGAGCCAACAATATTTTTAGAATATGCTTTGGACACAATGAAATTGGCTCGCAAAGCCGGATTAAAAAACTGTTGGGTAAGTAATGGGTACATGAGCAAGGAATCACTTAAGCTTATTTTTCCAAATCTTGACGCTATTAATGTTGATTTGAAATCTTCTGATGATGAATTTTATAAAAAATACTGTAACGCGAGATTGCAACCGGTCTTAGATAATCTGATGGCAATCAAAAAAGCTAAAGTTCATTTGGAAGTGACGACTTTAGTTATCCCGACCCTCAATGATGAGGAAAATAACCTAAAAAAAATCGCCCAATTTATTCATGGCAAATTAGGCGCGGATACCCCATGGCATGTCAGTCGTTTTTCTGGAATGATTTCTTGGAAACTTCAACATCTGCCAGATACGCCAGCAGAAACTATAAGACGAGCTAAAGAGATTGGTGAAGGGGTTGGACTTAAGCGGGTGCATTTAGGCAATATTTGATATATAACATAATTATCAAAAAGTAAAAACGACTCACTGGTTTTAACCTAGGTGAGTCGTTGTGTTCTTCTACCAGCGACACTATAAAGAGCATATCGCTGCACATTCTATTATTATGTTCCAATAATCTAAAAAGTCAAGCCCCTACAATTAGCCAAAAAAATACGCGCTTATCTGCATTAAACAAGCGCGTATTTTTTATTTGAAATGTAATAAATTAGTTACTAATATAATCAGCCACTACAACCAACCGTTTCTCGCTAGTAAATAACGGTGTGCAAGTGAAAAGAGTTAAAACTGGCTGGGTGGTATTGGACAGAATTTCTACTTGTCCCGGATCAACTACTTTAATCTCTTTAACTTGATACTGATACTCTTTATCCCGCCAAATCACTTTTACTATATCCCCAACTCCCAATTTATCCAAAAGATAAAAAGTTCGGGAGCTGGGTGGTTGGTATAAATAGCGATGAGCAGAAATTACTGTATTGCCGCCCTTGTCCGGAGCAGAGGTTCCGGGTATATGCCAGGCGCCTTGGTATAAAACATTGGCATCAGCTCCTTCTATAATCTTCATATCAACCCCAATTTTGGGAATAATGATTTTATTGACTGGCTCAATTCTGGCGAGCTGCGTGGCAACTGGTTGTGGCTCTTGATAATTTAGAAGCTCCTTCTTATCATTAGCTTCAGTCACTTGAGTGGGGAGGGATAATTTTTCCTCACTATTCCCGGGGAAAGATAACAGGACGGGTTCTTCTTGTTCAATTTCTAAATCGGGAATTTCCTCAAAAACCAGGGCTGATTGGATGCTCTGTTCCAAAGCATCTCCGGGTAATGACTGCCTGTCTAAATAAGAATTATCTAGAAAATGATAGCCCAATAAGGTTCCCAAGGGATATATAACCAAACCCAAGCTCAAACACAGGGTAATTAAGGCGAGGATTCTAAAGGGTCTATTATTTTTGGCCGGTTTTGGTAAAAGATTAACACCTTTAGATGTTAGACGATATGTATTTTTTGCTGTCAAAGTAAACATAAGCACTGGAACAAATAACAAATAAGCCGCCCAAAAAATAAATAATCATCTGCTTGCCATTACCTGTATCTGGCAATTCCTCAAAGATAATTTTTAACACGGCACTGGCCTCTAAATCATCGTGATTAGTAGAGGATAAGGTAACAGTATTTTGATATTCACCTGGACTAACATCATTGCCAACAATAACTACATATTCAACGGTTTTAATTTCACCCGGGCCAATATCACCGATTACCCACTCTGTGATACCGCCCTTAGTTATAAAATCTGCAGGCAAGACATCATTAAGCTTAACTTCATAAGCTGTTCCTTCGCCAGAATTAGAGACTTTTAGTAAGTAAGCAACCTCATCGCCGGCTTTAGCATAAGGAGCTTCATGAGATTTCTCTAAGGACAATATTGGAAAATCTGCTTCAGTTGGTTCTCTAACCTCAACCTCAACCGAGCCATAAGCAACATTATCAGGGGGACCAACATTAGTAATTTTAGCTAGGGCATTATTTTCATAAATTCCTGGTAAAACTCCAGCTCCCACTTTGACTGGGTAGCTAATTTTTTTGGTTTCATAACTGGCAATATTGCCTAAATCCCAAACCACAATGGTTTCCGAGGTCGTGGCATAAGTAAAACCTTCCGGCAAAGAATCAGTCACGGTTAAGTTTTCACCGACTTCATTACCAATATTGGTGATTTCTAAGGTATAAATAATTTCTTGATTAGGATAAACAAAAACATGGTCAACTGTTTTGTTCATCAAAAGCCGAGGGTCATAAGTAACCTTGCCGCCGCCGCAGTAACCTACGCATCCTTCATTTTTACAACTGGCTGAACAGCCATCACCACTGGTATTATTACCATCATCACAAGCTTCGCCTGGATCAACAGTGCCATCACCACAATACGGCAAATTCTCCAAAACACATTGGCTGGTACATTGCTGATGAGCGCCAACGCCGTCAGCGCCGTCACAACCTTCATAACCGTCATTTTGAGGACCCCCACTGCCTTCTTCGTTAGGAGATTGTTTTATACCATCCCCACAAAAAGTCTGGCCATGAAACTCACAAGTACATAAATTACAAACATCAGTAGTGTTAGAATTTTCATCATTACAATCGGTATCAACTTCGCACTGCTCATCAAATCCATCATCATTAGGAGTCTGAATATTACCGTCCCCGCAATAAGT from Patescibacteria group bacterium carries:
- the amrS gene encoding AmmeMemoRadiSam system radical SAM enzyme → MKEAILYKKLNNRKVQCRVCNHYCKINPGKRGVCGVRENKNGKLYSLVYDRACAENIDPIEKKPFYHFLPGTFSLSIATVGCNFRCHNCQNWDISQNVKIAADIIGQELPPEKIVQNAIDNNCPSISYTYTEPTIFLEYALDTMKLARKAGLKNCWVSNGYMSKESLKLIFPNLDAINVDLKSSDDEFYKKYCNARLQPVLDNLMAIKKAKVHLEVTTLVIPTLNDEENNLKKIAQFIHGKLGADTPWHVSRFSGMISWKLQHLPDTPAETIRRAKEIGEGVGLKRVHLGNI
- a CDS encoding class E sortase gives rise to the protein MGTLLGYHFLDNSYLDRQSLPGDALEQSIQSALVFEEIPDLEIEQEEPVLLSFPGNSEEKLSLPTQVTEANDKKELLNYQEPQPVATQLARIEPVNKIIIPKIGVDMKIIEGADANVLYQGAWHIPGTSAPDKGGNTVISAHRYLYQPPSSRTFYLLDKLGVGDIVKVIWRDKEYQYQVKEIKVVDPGQVEILSNTTQPVLTLFTCTPLFTSEKRLVVVADYISN
- a CDS encoding DUF11 domain-containing protein, giving the protein CGDGAKQSPNQVGTGGPLNDGYEDCDGTDGVGAHQQCTSQCVLENLTFCGDGTVQKPNDDGFDEQCDGQAGVGEHQQCTDQCILIDLTYCGDGNIQTPNDDGFDEQCEVDTDCNDENSNTTDVCNLCTCEFHGQTFCGDGIKQSPNEEGSGGPQNDGYEGCDGADGVGAHQQCTSQCVLENLPYCGDGTVDPGEACDDGNNTSGDGCSASCKNEGCVGYCGGGKVTYDPRLLMNKTVDHVFVYPNQEIIYTLEITNIGNEVGENLTVTDSLPEGFTYATTSETIVVWDLGNIASYETKKISYPVKVGAGVLPGIYENNALAKITNVGPPDNVAYGSVEVEVREPTEADFPILSLEKSHEAPYAKAGDEVAYLLKVSNSGEGTAYEVKLNDVLPADFITKGGITEWVIGDIGPGEIKTVEYVVIVGNDVSPGEYQNTVTLSSTNHDDLEASAVLKIIFEELPDTGNGKQMIIYFLGGLFVICSSAYVYFDSKKYISSNI